Proteins encoded within one genomic window of Oncorhynchus tshawytscha isolate Ot180627B linkage group LG02, Otsh_v2.0, whole genome shotgun sequence:
- the LOC112217223 gene encoding PAK4-inhibitor inka1 — protein sequence MLCLRDSGDCLRDQMHYMMRSLQDLKHLRRTCPAAAPAAPAITPAPTLVHRSAVARACYQRALQRERRTRLRISDASTASTYDSACCLASPLEEEEGAGSRLGLGLGLGLTSPSSEKSLEFDSGYSEASWQDEAVVLRRTRNVRVSSSACHRTNQAPSGLVRPKSTSDACLERWTSFEASDPEDWTTSLLTRGRNRQPLVLGDNSFADLIQNWMDLPDCPEPAELKPISGFLVNMRRKIAGMSKSVEGRVRMRSSDSSSHVSRTAMAPKRLSCPLGVQAPGPRQSPFFHQSHSGLHELDTDFYQFTALMKTGSRQPIICNNIISYI from the exons atg CTGTGTCTGCGTGACTCTGGAGATTGCCTGCGGGACCAGATGCACTACATGATGAGGTCCCTGCAGGACTTGAAACACCTGAGAAGGACCTGCCCTGCTGCTGCCCCTGCTGCCCCTGCCATCACCCCTGCCCCCACCCTGGTCCACCGCTCTGCAGTGGCACGAGCCTGCTATCAGAGGGCACTGCAGCGGGAGCGCCGTACCCGCCTGCGCATCTCTGACGCCAGTACGGCCAGCACCTACGACTCAGCCTGCTGTCTTGCCAGTcctctggaggaggaggagggtgcagGCAGCCGGCTGGGTCTGGGCCTTGGCCTGGGTCTGACCTCCCCCAGCAGTGAGAAGAGTCTGGAGTTTGACTCTGGCTACTCTGAGGCCTCCTGGCAGGACGAGGCCGTGGTGCTCAGGAGGACCAGGAACGTACGGGTGTCCTCCTCTGCCTGCCACCGAACCAACCAGGCTCCCAGTGGCCTGGTCCGGCCCAAATCCACATCAGACGCCTGCCTGGAGAGGTGGACCTCATTCGAGGCCAGCGACCCAGAGGACTGGACCACGTCACTGCTGACACGGGGACGGAACAGGCAACCTCTGGTACTGGGGGACAACAGCTTTGCTGACCTCATACAGAACTGGATGGATCTACCGGACTGCCCTGAACCAGCAGAACTGAAGCCCATCTCTGGCTTCTTGGTCAACATGAGGCGGAAAATAGCTGGGATGTCAAAGAGTGTAGAGGGGAGGGTGAGGATGAGGTCCTCAGACTCTTCTTCACATGTGAGTCGGACAGCCATGGCCCCCAAACGACTCTCCTGCCCCCTAGGGGTGCAGGCCCCTGGCCCACGCCAGTCCCCCTTCTTCCACCAGTCCCACTCTGGCCTGCATGAACTAGACACAGACTTCTATCAGTTCACTGCCCTCATGAAGACTGGCAGCAGACAGCCTATTATCTGTAATAACATCATCAGCTACATCTGA